In [Phormidium] sp. ETS-05, the genomic window GCATCTCAACTGGCGCTTTAACGGCAACTTTGATATCAATAAATTTGCCCATGTATCCTTTTACAACATAGAGCAGCGACAAATTGAAATGCACCTCCGATGTTTAGAAAGCTGCACCGTCACCCTAGAATCACTCAACTTAACCGTAGAATTCCAAGCGGGAGAAACCATGCTGACCGAAATTTCCCGCAAATTTGATTTACCAGAAATGCGCGATTATTTATGGCAATCTCATGGTTTAGCCACCGTGCGCGTCTGGACAGACCCAAATCAATGGTTTGGTTTGATGCTCTGTCAGTTGCAACCAGGAAGTTTCTGATCACCCCCTAACCTTGGATAAACAAACCGGGTTTCTCTATAAAATACTGGTAAATTCCCAGATTTTTATCAAGAAACCCGGTTTTTTGCTCACATACAGCAGTTTGCCCGTCTATCTGGTACAAAGCCCTCACCCCAAACCCCTCTCCCTACTTGGGAGAGGGGCTTTGATAGTACCAGTTAGTTATGCAAAGTGCTGTATATAGAAAATTTGTGTTAAAATTGTACCCAACAACCATAACAATAAATATTATGACATTAGCTGAAGCCTTAACCAATCAACTGCCAGTGACGCAGGCAGAAATACCTCCTTTGGATAATGGGGACTGTTTAAACCAGTATGAATTCGAGCGCCGGTATCACGCCATGCCCCATGTGAAAAAAGCTGAACTTATCGAAGGAGTCGTTTATATGCCATCACCATTGCGCTTTCACAGTCATGCCAAACCCCACCTGCTGTTTAATACTTGGTTGGGGGTTTACTTTGCTGGTACTCCCGGAGTAGAAGCGGGTGATAATCCCACAGTGCGGCTAGATTTGGATAATCAACCCCAACCCGATGCCGTGTTACGCTTATCCAAGGGGGGCAGTTCCTCTATCAGTGATGATGATTATATTGAAGGATCCCCAGAATTAATCGCCGAAATTGCCGCCAGCACAGCTTCTTATGATTTACATCAGAAGAAAAATGCTTACCGTCGCAATGGCGTGCAAGAATATATTGTGTGGGAAATGTTTGAGAATCGCTTGCTATGGTTCCGCTTATCAGCCGGGGAATATATAGAAATGGCACCAGACGAACAAGGAATTATTCGCAGTGTGGTGTTTCCAGGTTTATGGTTAGATGTCCCGGCTTTACTCCAAGGGAATTTAGGGGCAGTGTTGGCAGCGGTGCAGTTGGGGATTAATAGTCAGGAACATGGGGAATTTGTCCAGAGAATATCTGGTTGATTTTACCACGGGGATGCACCCGGAAAAATCATATAATCCTGTAGGGGCACGGCATCCTTAATATTTCTCATCTACCCCAGATATTGATAACGCCGTGCCCCGACAAATTTGGTTTAAAATCGTTAATTCTTTACCCCTTCTATGGCGGCGTAACATTCATCTATGGGAACTCTGTTTGCCATCGCTTTTATTAAATTTTCATATGAATTTCGGTTGGCTTCTATTAAATTGCGCGCTTGTAAATAAGCCCAGCGCTCTTTGGTTTCTACTTGCTGGGGATTACGCAGAATTGGGCTTAAAACCCCTCGGAGTTTCTGTCGGTCTTCGGCGCCGCCTTCCGTGTCATTATAAATTAACATTTCCGCAGCAATCCCCGCCATCCACATAGTACAATATCTGTCTAAAAGTTGCTGGCTGATTTTTCCCTGTGCCAATTCGGCGGCTAATTCCGTATCGTCAAACCGGACGCCACCTCGGGCAGATTGACCTTGTTTGAAGGCTTCCCAGGCGTTGAGAGCATAACCAGTGACGGGAATTCCTAGTTTGTAGGCAACAAAAAAGTGCCCCGCTTCATGGGAGAGAATGCGCTGTTGTTGTTCGGGAGATTTCTGGGCAAACCAGTCTAATATCAAGGTGATGCCTTGATTTTGCCATGCGAGGGTATCGGCGGTAGCCAGTCCTAGTAGGATAAAGGTGATACCGGCGGGGACGGTGGGTGGTAAATTAAATGCGGGGCCGACTAAGGCAGAAAGGGTAATAGAAAAAACCGTGATGGCGATGAGGTTGAGAGAAGTTTGATTCATGGGTTGGGTTGCGGGTTTGGTGATGGGTTGGATGGTAACACTGTATTTGGGTTAGAAACCTGCTCAGAAGCGGGTTGGCTGGGTGATGGTTTGAGGAGGCGGGCTTTGTAGAAGGTTTCTAGACTGTGCCGATCGCCCACAAAACGCCAATGCCACGGCTCATATGTCACCCCTTGCACATTATTCTTAGGAAAAGACAGCTCAAAACTATAACGAGCCGCATTTGCCTGCATCCATTTAAAAGCCCGGGTATTTTCAAAATCCACACTCAAATCGGTGGCAGGCACATCTCCATCCCCCACATCCACAGCATAACCAGTGTGATGCTCACTATACCCCGGAGGTGCGCTTACTTCCGCCCTTTGGGTGGCTACCTGTCCCCGCTCCGCCTTCACCTCAAAAAACAAATGCTCTTGGTCTTTTTGATTTCTAAATCCTGAAATTGGCGTCAAATAAATTCCTTCCGCCCGAGCCGCTTGCTGCATTTGAGAAAAAGCCTCCGCCGCTTTTTGGCGCATCATAATCCCACCAGCAATCTCCTGCAACTCTGCCAACGGAGCCTCTTCATAAGGCAGATGTCCTAGTAACGACTCCTGCGGGACCACATTTTCCCCCACCGCCGCCACAGTAGGAGTCGCCGTGGGGGTGGAATTTGCCGGAGATGGTGTCGCCGGTTCCCCCGTCACCGCCACTTGGGGAGGTTGAGAAGCCAGCCACACCCCAGAACCGAGAGCCACGATCGCCACTCCCACCAAACCGCCGATCGCCCCCATCATCTTGGAGGAGTTAGCTTTGGAGGCATTGCCTTTACCTACTCTACCAGGTGCCACATCCCGCACCGCTTCCGGGATATCACTTCCCATCCTGCTCAACCGACTAGACGGTTTTTCCGACAAACCAGCCTTATCCAAGGGACTCACTCCTGCAGCTCAACTTTAATCCTTTATGATTTTAGACGCACCGGCTCATACACCGCCGCCAACTGTTCCGCACTCAATTGCTCATACCGCTCAAATGGCTGATGAATCCACGGATTATCCGGTAAATAATCCACATAGTAATCTGGTTGCACCCTTGAACAAGCCTTATACCACAAAACCGCCGTGCGCAACTCCGTAATATCATCACCATAACGGTTTTGCAACCACTTAGTTGCCTCCACCAGGGAAACCCCCGAATCCACCAAATCGTCCACCACCAACACCCGACTCCCCAACCGGTCCGCCGTCATCGTCAAATTAGATGCTAAGGTAATATTTCCCCGCACCGTGAATCCCGGACCGCCATAAGATGACGCTGCCAAAATCGCCAAAGGCAAGTCATAAATCCGTGAGAGCAAATCCCCCACCCGCAGTCCACCCCGAGCCAGACAGACAATCTGGTTAAATTGCCAGCGGGAATAATAAATTTGCGCCGCCAACTTCTCGATTTTTTCGTGGTACTCTGGCCAAGATATGTAAATGTCTGGCATTGGTGAATCCCCATCAATCTCAAAATAGAGTTATTTATTATAAATCAGGATTTTCTCCCTGACCAGACTGTATGGTTGGCAATGTGGATGATAAATCTATGGTAAATCACGAGAGTGGATTTTTGCCTTGGGTCACCGATGCTCCCCTCTCCCTACTTGGACTACTGTTTATAAACATGGCTGCTTCGTTACCACACTGAAGCCGCTCACCCCCTTAGCCCCACTTCGGCGCGGTTCTATGGTCGGTGCATCGTCTCTCAGGCTTGTCTGCACGTCAAATGTGTGATTATCGATGAAGAGCGCCTGCTCGTCACTTCCGCTAATTTCACAGAAGCAGCTCATCAACGCAATATCTAAGCAGGCGTCCTTATGGTGGATGCGGTGGTGGCAAAAGCTGTAAGCCCCCAGTTGAAAACCCTAGTGACCAGAAATATTCTCAGACCAATCCGGTTTTGTTAATCTGCAATATCATCTATAGGCTATGAGTTAAAACCAACTCAGACCCTGAAACGCAAGTGGGGGTAGTAGGACTCGAACCTACGACCTTGAGATTAAGAGTCACCTGCTCTAACCCACTGAGCTATACCCCCGGTGATGGGTCAATTATATCACAGTTTCCCAGATTTGGGATCCCAGAATTAAAATTGGGGTGGCTGGGGGTTGCTAAGCAGGGGCTGAATTGGCGATTGGGTGGTGGACATGTCATAATTCCAGTGGTGCCATCTTTGTTATTGGGTGCTGACATGAATCTCCGCTATAAAACACTGCTGGCGATCGCCTCCACCTTGGCGGGGTTGCTGGGCGTTCTCCACCTGGTCTCCTCCACCATCGTCCTGGATGGCTTCACCCAATTAGAAAAAAAAGATGCCCTGCGGAATGTCGAGCGGGTGCGGGGCGCCTTTTTCAATTACCTAGACGAGTATAAAGCAATACATTACGAGCGGGCGGTGTGGGATGAAACCTATGATTTCATCACCAAACCTAACTCCCAATATCCTAACCGCAACCTGCGACCCGAAGATT contains:
- a CDS encoding Uma2 family endonuclease; translation: MTLAEALTNQLPVTQAEIPPLDNGDCLNQYEFERRYHAMPHVKKAELIEGVVYMPSPLRFHSHAKPHLLFNTWLGVYFAGTPGVEAGDNPTVRLDLDNQPQPDAVLRLSKGGSSSISDDDYIEGSPELIAEIAASTASYDLHQKKNAYRRNGVQEYIVWEMFENRLLWFRLSAGEYIEMAPDEQGIIRSVVFPGLWLDVPALLQGNLGAVLAAVQLGINSQEHGEFVQRISG
- a CDS encoding ATP-dependent Zn protease produces the protein MNQTSLNLIAITVFSITLSALVGPAFNLPPTVPAGITFILLGLATADTLAWQNQGITLILDWFAQKSPEQQQRILSHEAGHFFVAYKLGIPVTGYALNAWEAFKQGQSARGGVRFDDTELAAELAQGKISQQLLDRYCTMWMAGIAAEMLIYNDTEGGAEDRQKLRGVLSPILRNPQQVETKERWAYLQARNLIEANRNSYENLIKAMANRVPIDECYAAIEGVKN
- a CDS encoding M15 family metallopeptidase, which produces MDKAGLSEKPSSRLSRMGSDIPEAVRDVAPGRVGKGNASKANSSKMMGAIGGLVGVAIVALGSGVWLASQPPQVAVTGEPATPSPANSTPTATPTVAAVGENVVPQESLLGHLPYEEAPLAELQEIAGGIMMRQKAAEAFSQMQQAARAEGIYLTPISGFRNQKDQEHLFFEVKAERGQVATQRAEVSAPPGYSEHHTGYAVDVGDGDVPATDLSVDFENTRAFKWMQANAARYSFELSFPKNNVQGVTYEPWHWRFVGDRHSLETFYKARLLKPSPSQPASEQVSNPNTVLPSNPSPNPQPNP
- a CDS encoding phosphoribosyltransferase is translated as MPDIYISWPEYHEKIEKLAAQIYYSRWQFNQIVCLARGGLRVGDLLSRIYDLPLAILAASSYGGPGFTVRGNITLASNLTMTADRLGSRVLVVDDLVDSGVSLVEATKWLQNRYGDDITELRTAVLWYKACSRVQPDYYVDYLPDNPWIHQPFERYEQLSAEQLAAVYEPVRLKS